One segment of Candidatus Hydrogenedentota bacterium DNA contains the following:
- a CDS encoding class I SAM-dependent methyltransferase produces MPRWSNLLGRVHRGSIMERRTRKIAEAISLLPIADTRILDVGCGNGMLALSIMRLRPDVYVEGVDIMEWPNPSIPVRLFDGVSIPADSGEWDYCLVSDVLHHCVAPEKFLCEIVRVSGKGLILKDHLAETTWDRVVLSFMDWFGNFGHGVGLRYNYWSWHQWEAEFSRNGVVPTLVQNRLNLYPFPFSMMFDRNLHFVSLLEKAKCQGNESLPSISTTYNGPPP; encoded by the coding sequence TTGCCCAGATGGTCCAATTTATTAGGCCGCGTTCACCGCGGGTCTATTATGGAAAGGCGCACTCGGAAAATAGCTGAGGCCATTTCTCTGCTTCCAATAGCTGACACAAGGATTCTTGATGTCGGCTGTGGGAATGGGATGCTGGCTCTGAGCATAATGCGACTCAGGCCGGATGTTTACGTTGAGGGCGTCGACATCATGGAATGGCCGAATCCATCTATTCCTGTTCGCTTGTTTGATGGCGTATCGATTCCTGCAGATTCCGGGGAATGGGATTACTGTTTGGTGTCAGATGTGCTACATCATTGTGTTGCTCCAGAAAAGTTCTTGTGCGAAATCGTCAGGGTCTCTGGTAAGGGGTTGATCTTGAAAGATCATCTTGCCGAGACGACATGGGATCGTGTAGTGCTATCGTTCATGGACTGGTTCGGGAATTTCGGGCACGGGGTTGGGTTAAGATACAACTATTGGTCATGGCATCAATGGGAAGCCGAATTCAGTCGAAACGGAGTCGTCCCAACGCTAGTTCAAAATCGCCTAAACCTATATCCATTTCCGTTCAGTATGATGTTTGATCGAAATCTCCATTTTGTGAGTCTTCTGGAGAAGGCCAAGTGCCAAGGCAACGAATCATTACCTTCGATTAGCACGACATATAATGGCCCCCCACCATGA
- a CDS encoding alcohol dehydrogenase catalytic domain-containing protein, with translation MRAMVLTGIRAMEMREVPDPKIAAPTDVLIKISRVGVCGSDVHYYTTGRIGVQVVQYPFAVGHECAGVVEAVGPAVTHVKVGDRVAIEPAMPCFECDQCKGGRPHTCRKLKFLGCPGQAEGSLSEYIVMPEHCCFPLKDETTLEEGVLSEPLAIGVYACKLAGDLNGKRIGILGSGPIGMSVLMPAKAQGVGKVYMTDKIDARLAMVKAAGADWTGNVDQLDAVKAIAEAEPLLLDIVFECCGQQEAVDQAIQMLSPGGKLVMIGIPEVDRISFQIDLMRRKEICFQNVRRQNECTGITIDQIEDGTLPATAMVTHHFPFERTKEAFDMVAGYQDGVMKAMITFD, from the coding sequence ATGCGTGCCATGGTTCTTACCGGCATCCGCGCGATGGAAATGCGCGAGGTACCCGATCCGAAGATCGCCGCCCCCACCGATGTGCTCATCAAGATCTCCCGCGTTGGTGTTTGCGGTTCCGATGTCCACTACTACACCACGGGCCGCATCGGCGTGCAGGTTGTGCAGTACCCCTTCGCCGTGGGCCACGAGTGCGCGGGTGTCGTGGAGGCCGTGGGCCCCGCAGTGACCCATGTGAAGGTCGGCGACCGCGTGGCGATTGAACCCGCCATGCCCTGCTTCGAGTGCGACCAGTGCAAGGGTGGTCGCCCCCACACCTGCCGCAAGCTGAAATTTCTCGGTTGCCCCGGCCAGGCCGAAGGCAGCCTCTCGGAATACATCGTGATGCCGGAGCACTGCTGCTTCCCGCTCAAGGACGAGACCACGCTGGAAGAGGGTGTCCTGAGTGAGCCCCTGGCGATCGGCGTCTACGCCTGCAAGCTCGCGGGCGATCTCAATGGCAAGCGAATCGGCATCCTCGGCAGCGGCCCCATCGGCATGAGCGTACTCATGCCCGCCAAAGCCCAGGGCGTGGGCAAGGTCTACATGACCGACAAGATCGATGCGCGTCTGGCCATGGTTAAAGCGGCGGGCGCGGACTGGACGGGCAATGTGGACCAGCTCGACGCGGTGAAGGCCATCGCCGAGGCGGAGCCCCTGCTGCTGGATATCGTCTTCGAATGCTGCGGCCAGCAGGAAGCGGTGGACCAGGCCATCCAGATGCTCTCGCCCGGCGGCAAGCTCGTGATGATTGGCATTCCCGAAGTGGACCGCATCTCCTTCCAGATCGATCTCATGCGCCGCAAGGAAATCTGCTTCCAGAACGTGCGCCGTCAGAACGAATGCACCGGCATCACCATCGACCAGATCGAAGACGGCACCCTGCCCGCCACGGCCATGGTAACGCACCACTTCCCCTTCGAGCGCACGAAAGAAGCCTTCGATATGGTCGCGGGCTACCAGGATGGCGTGATGAAGGCGATGATTACGTTTGACTGA
- a CDS encoding DeoR/GlpR transcriptional regulator, which yields MIQLERHERILEHLNTHRFIGAEQAHALIGASPATIRRDFNDLADKGLAQRTRGGLRRLDQVEDGALPYAFRAARYSAEKAAIARRAVSLLQPGDSVFVDGGTTTYALSRYIPTFPLTVITNSLRLASALGERASQLPDLRVLLSGGALHPEAGLLVGPQAVRTLSEYHADWAFVSPGGVDRGGIYNTNEDAAASERVMIRNARQTAVLADPGKLGKTSLCRIVGLDAVQRLITTAPGAASDLLDSLEEGGVEIEVVMGDG from the coding sequence ATGATTCAACTTGAGCGACACGAGCGCATTCTGGAGCACCTGAATACCCATCGGTTCATTGGCGCGGAGCAGGCCCATGCCCTGATCGGGGCGAGTCCGGCGACGATTCGTCGCGATTTCAATGACCTGGCGGATAAGGGGCTGGCCCAGCGGACGCGGGGTGGTTTGCGGCGGCTGGACCAGGTGGAGGACGGGGCGCTGCCCTACGCCTTTCGCGCGGCGCGCTATTCGGCGGAGAAGGCGGCCATCGCGCGCCGCGCGGTGTCCTTGCTGCAGCCTGGCGACTCCGTATTTGTGGATGGCGGCACGACGACCTATGCGTTGTCGCGATATATCCCAACTTTTCCCTTGACCGTAATTACCAACAGCCTTCGCCTTGCCTCGGCGCTGGGCGAGCGGGCGTCTCAGTTACCGGATCTTCGCGTGCTGCTTTCGGGCGGCGCGCTGCACCCGGAGGCGGGTCTTCTGGTTGGGCCGCAGGCGGTGCGGACGCTTTCGGAGTACCATGCGGACTGGGCTTTTGTGTCGCCCGGCGGCGTGGACAGGGGGGGGATATACAATACCAACGAAGATGCGGCGGCGAGCGAGCGGGTGATGATCCGGAATGCGCGCCAGACGGCGGTTCTCGCGGATCCGGGAAAACTGGGCAAGACATCCCTTTGCCGGATTGTGGGGCTGGACGCGGTACAACGGCTGATCACCACGGCGCCGGGGGCGGCAAGCGACTTGTTGGATTCTCTCGAGGAGGGTGGGGTTGAAATTGAAGTGGTGATGGGTGACGGGTGA
- a CDS encoding VCBS repeat-containing protein, producing MIIATLLLTLAAAPTGDPWPMHVIDNTSIGADGVRLGDYDGDGHPDIATGWEEGGSIRVYHNPGPALVKDTWPSVVVGSVGSPEDAVLADLDGDGAMDVISCSEGKERKIWVHWAPANPADYLNAEAWKTEALPAAENKAQWMFSLPIDVDGKHGIDLVAGSKNEGAAMGWFEAPENPRELAAWQWHPLREASWVMSLISHDMDNDGDLDVVYTDRRGPKRGTGWLENPGNDGDWPDHAMGGTDHEVMFLTPAQFSVAGPTEWLCTTRDGGLLRFTPGDGTKKLGFLRLAYQHWKTVELPMPEGVGTGKGVAVGDLNGDRLPDIAVSCENADDTDGLFYLEQGHDGWNPRAISGAPGAKFDLVVLYDMDQDGDLDVLTCEERDRLGVIWYENPKK from the coding sequence ATGATCATCGCCACCCTCCTCCTCACCCTCGCCGCCGCCCCCACCGGCGACCCCTGGCCCATGCACGTCATCGACAACACGTCCATCGGCGCGGATGGCGTGCGCCTGGGGGACTACGACGGCGATGGCCACCCGGACATCGCCACGGGCTGGGAAGAGGGCGGCTCCATCCGCGTCTACCACAACCCGGGCCCGGCGCTCGTGAAGGACACTTGGCCCAGCGTGGTAGTGGGCAGCGTGGGCTCGCCGGAGGATGCGGTTCTCGCCGATCTCGACGGCGACGGCGCGATGGACGTCATCAGTTGCAGCGAGGGCAAGGAGCGCAAGATCTGGGTCCACTGGGCGCCGGCCAATCCCGCCGACTACCTGAACGCCGAAGCCTGGAAGACCGAAGCGCTCCCCGCCGCCGAAAACAAGGCGCAGTGGATGTTTTCCCTGCCCATCGACGTCGATGGAAAACACGGCATCGACCTCGTGGCGGGCTCGAAAAATGAAGGCGCGGCGATGGGCTGGTTTGAGGCCCCGGAAAATCCCCGTGAGCTCGCGGCCTGGCAATGGCATCCGCTGCGCGAGGCGAGCTGGGTCATGAGCCTGATCTCGCACGACATGGACAACGACGGTGATCTGGATGTGGTCTACACCGACCGCAGGGGCCCGAAGCGCGGTACGGGCTGGCTGGAGAATCCCGGCAACGACGGGGACTGGCCCGATCATGCCATGGGCGGCACGGACCACGAGGTCATGTTCCTCACCCCCGCCCAGTTCAGCGTGGCGGGCCCCACCGAGTGGCTCTGCACCACCCGCGACGGCGGGCTGCTGCGCTTCACGCCAGGCGATGGGACGAAGAAGCTGGGCTTCCTCCGATTGGCCTACCAGCACTGGAAGACCGTCGAGCTCCCCATGCCCGAAGGCGTCGGCACCGGCAAGGGCGTCGCCGTGGGCGACCTCAACGGCGACCGCCTGCCGGACATCGCCGTAAGCTGCGAAAACGCGGACGACACGGATGGTCTCTTTTATCTTGAGCAGGGCCACGACGGCTGGAATCCCCGCGCCATAAGCGGCGCCCCTGGCGCCAAGTTCGATCTCGTCGTGCTATACGACATGGATCAGGACGGCGACCTCGATGTCCTCACCTGCGAAGAGCGCGACCGCCTCGGGGTCATCTGGTACGAGAATCCAAAAAAATAG
- a CDS encoding class II aldolase/adducin family protein — MSYFEKYAAQIKTFIGVCHQLAANKYVTGFGGNAAWKMEENVLLITPTQMNKGDIQFDDVVFINLKGEKLEGKNRPTGETPMYLNFFNERPDIQSVVHCHPPYTNAFTITKGVNHLMRPLFPETITEVGPVPVVPFAQPLTQELADNFLPFLQKYNAFLMENHGLVILSPLDIKWTMMNTELLEMTSLHIHSAIVHGEIKEISLEEVKKMDAIMTGRNLPFMGAPGVNKSLVDVFYPEG; from the coding sequence ATGAGCTACTTCGAAAAATACGCTGCCCAAATCAAAACCTTCATCGGCGTGTGCCACCAGCTCGCCGCCAACAAATACGTCACCGGATTCGGCGGCAACGCCGCCTGGAAGATGGAGGAAAACGTCCTCCTGATCACGCCGACCCAGATGAACAAAGGCGACATCCAGTTCGACGACGTGGTCTTCATCAACCTGAAAGGCGAAAAGCTCGAAGGGAAGAACCGCCCCACCGGCGAGACGCCCATGTACCTCAACTTCTTCAACGAGCGTCCCGACATCCAGTCGGTCGTCCACTGCCACCCGCCGTACACCAACGCCTTCACCATCACCAAGGGCGTGAACCACCTCATGCGGCCCCTCTTTCCCGAGACCATCACCGAAGTCGGCCCCGTGCCCGTCGTGCCCTTCGCCCAGCCCCTGACCCAGGAACTCGCGGACAACTTCCTGCCCTTCCTGCAGAAGTACAACGCCTTCCTCATGGAAAACCACGGCCTGGTCATCCTCAGCCCCCTCGACATCAAGTGGACCATGATGAATACGGAACTGCTGGAGATGACATCGCTGCACATCCACAGCGCCATCGTCCACGGCGAGATCAAGGAGATCAGCCTCGAGGAAGTAAAGAAAATGGACGCCATCATGACCGGACGAAACTTGCCCTTCATGGGCGCGCCGGGGGTGAACAAGTCGCTGGTGGATGTGTTTTATCCCGAGGGGTGA
- a CDS encoding alcohol dehydrogenase catalytic domain-containing protein, producing the protein MKAALITAPGVIEVQDVPQPKPGLGEVLLKVGASALCGTDQRVLRGEKPVSVQIIGHELAGTVVELGEGVHDIELGKRYAVQTVIGCGECPACKRHHQIRCLKGFKAIGYAWNGGFAEYMVMPREGVEQGCLIPIPDDMSEEVATLLEPISCCVNGLRFFPFEEMKHVVILSAGIIGVLNGLVAKAWGAETVTIMNRSQGRLDLIKQLGLPFDNLVNTSTTDPIAWMKENTGGLGVDGVVCAASAKDLIPLGIDLLALGGHLSLFAGVSKDDPLEPIDLNKIHYRELHLHGANSSVRRDYEEAIRLIETGGINPDPLITHRFALEDFNEAFKTQASTEVLSLKVVLQH; encoded by the coding sequence ATGAAAGCAGCCCTCATCACCGCCCCCGGCGTGATCGAAGTTCAAGACGTACCCCAGCCCAAACCCGGCCTGGGCGAAGTGCTCCTCAAGGTTGGCGCAAGCGCCCTTTGCGGCACCGACCAGCGCGTGCTCCGCGGCGAGAAGCCCGTCTCCGTGCAAATTATCGGCCACGAACTCGCGGGCACCGTGGTTGAACTCGGCGAAGGCGTCCACGATATTGAGCTGGGCAAGCGCTACGCCGTGCAGACCGTCATCGGCTGTGGCGAGTGTCCCGCGTGTAAGCGCCACCATCAGATTCGCTGCCTGAAAGGCTTCAAGGCCATCGGCTATGCGTGGAATGGTGGCTTCGCCGAGTATATGGTCATGCCGCGCGAAGGCGTGGAGCAGGGCTGCCTCATTCCCATTCCCGACGACATGAGCGAGGAAGTCGCCACGCTGCTGGAGCCCATCTCCTGCTGCGTGAATGGCCTGCGTTTCTTTCCCTTCGAGGAAATGAAACATGTGGTCATTCTCAGCGCGGGTATCATCGGCGTGTTGAACGGCCTCGTGGCGAAAGCCTGGGGCGCGGAGACGGTCACCATCATGAACCGCTCCCAGGGCCGCCTCGATCTCATCAAGCAACTGGGCCTGCCCTTTGACAACCTCGTGAACACCAGCACCACGGACCCCATCGCCTGGATGAAAGAAAACACCGGCGGCCTCGGCGTCGATGGCGTCGTCTGCGCGGCCTCCGCAAAGGACCTTATCCCCCTCGGCATCGACCTACTCGCGCTGGGCGGGCACCTCTCCCTCTTCGCGGGCGTGTCGAAAGACGATCCGCTGGAGCCCATCGACCTCAACAAAATCCACTACCGAGAATTGCATCTCCACGGAGCCAACAGCTCCGTACGCAGGGACTACGAAGAGGCCATCCGCCTCATCGAAACCGGCGGCATCAACCCTGATCCGCTTATAACGCACCGCTTCGCCCTGGAGGACTTCAACGAAGCCTTCAAGACCCAGGCCAGCACGGAAGTGCTGTCGCTGAAAGTGGTGCTGCAACACTAA
- a CDS encoding class I SAM-dependent methyltransferase — translation MTQTKQPQWLEQWQIFRDDELFLFKDWIHPNTLEDFRSKSVLEAGCGGGQHTGFVAPYADHIVAVDLNSIEVAIERNSEFSNIDFVEADISEMNLGRTFDVVYSIGVIHHTDDPDKTVRNLVSHVKPGGKFIIWVYSKEGNWIAENIVERVRRVFVKGLSVRSKLKLSQFLTTFMYAPIYTIYLLPLRSLPYYEYFANFRKLSFRRNTLNVFDKLNAPQVVFIERRRVLSWFQYAHFTKLHLASYKGVSWQASGTLIDV, via the coding sequence ATGACACAAACTAAGCAACCCCAATGGCTAGAGCAGTGGCAAATATTTCGGGATGACGAGCTTTTTCTTTTCAAGGACTGGATTCACCCGAATACACTCGAAGATTTCAGAAGCAAGTCTGTGCTTGAAGCGGGTTGTGGGGGCGGGCAACACACAGGCTTTGTCGCACCTTACGCAGACCATATCGTCGCTGTAGACCTCAACTCAATTGAAGTCGCTATCGAGCGAAACTCTGAGTTTAGTAATATCGATTTTGTTGAGGCGGACATATCGGAGATGAACTTAGGAAGAACCTTTGATGTGGTGTATTCGATTGGGGTAATTCATCACACCGACGACCCAGATAAGACCGTCAGAAATCTCGTGAGTCACGTTAAGCCTGGCGGAAAGTTCATAATTTGGGTATACAGCAAAGAGGGTAACTGGATTGCTGAGAATATTGTGGAGCGAGTGAGACGAGTGTTTGTCAAGGGGTTGTCAGTACGCTCAAAGCTTAAGCTCTCCCAATTTCTCACCACGTTCATGTATGCGCCTATTTACACGATCTACCTGCTACCACTGCGATCTCTTCCCTACTATGAGTATTTTGCGAATTTTCGGAAGCTATCGTTCCGCAGGAACACTCTCAACGTATTTGATAAGCTGAACGCCCCCCAGGTTGTGTTCATTGAACGCCGGAGAGTTCTCAGTTGGTTTCAATATGCACACTTTACAAAGTTGCACTTGGCATCCTACAAGGGTGTGAGTTGGCAGGCCAGCGGTACGTTGATCGATGTCTAA
- a CDS encoding PilZ domain-containing protein — translation MPVFEDAAGPGVLNHIDNISANGVLCHTVKPVALMTRMRIALDLPAPANTRIDAEGVVVRCDPDDLGDDHFKVAILFTKIDPEEHEAIRNFVEEDIALPRDAF, via the coding sequence GTGCCGGTCTTTGAAGACGCGGCGGGTCCCGGTGTTTTGAATCACATCGACAATATCAGCGCGAACGGCGTGTTGTGTCACACGGTCAAGCCGGTGGCGCTCATGACGCGGATGCGGATCGCGCTGGATCTGCCCGCGCCGGCCAATACCCGTATCGATGCCGAGGGCGTGGTGGTGCGTTGCGATCCCGATGATCTGGGGGATGACCACTTCAAAGTGGCGATACTTTTCACGAAGATCGACCCTGAAGAGCACGAGGCCATCCGCAATTTCGTGGAAGAGGATATCGCGCTCCCT